The following DNA comes from Ardenticatenales bacterium.
AACTACGATTTTGTTCCCGGCTCCAACGTCATCGACGTTTATGTGCGCCGCCTGCGCCGCAAAATAGACGAACCCTTTGCCGTGCGTCTGCTGGAAACGGTGCGCGGCGTCGGCTACCGCCTCATTCAGCCCGATGAGATGTCAGAATGACACACATGCCAGTGTCCCACACCCTCACCACGCGCCTGCGCCGACTGCTGCGCAGCTTTCGCTTTCGCCTCACTTTGTGGTTCGTGGCGGTCCTGGCCCTGCTGCTGGCGGGGTTTAGCCTCTTCATTTATTGGCGGCAGGCGCAGGTGCTGCGCGCCGAGACTACCAACCGCCTCGTAGCCCAATCCAGCCAGATCGCCGCTTACTATAGCGCCATCTACCGCCGCGACTTTGAAGAGGAACATAACGAAGGCGTTCGGTTCCGCCTTTCCCAAAGCGATCTTCCCCTGTTGCAAAGACAAGACGTGCTGGCTTTGATTGACGCCGCCGGTAATCTGATCCAGCGCAGCGAGAATTTTCAGGTCAGCGACATCGGGCAAATCTACAATACGTGGAAGGAAGCGGGATTGCCGGCAGAACCCGTCCCCTACACCTTCCCCGGCGATGAACACCACGAGACGGGGGAGACCCCGGACAGCTATCTCCTGGTCAACACGTCCATCAACTTCGGGCGTCAAGGGCAGGGGCTGCTGATATTGGGCGGCCCCATTGATCCGGGGGGGCAGCTTCCCCGTCTGGCGCTCACGTTGGCGCTCGTGTTCGTGGTCACGCTGCTCGTCTCTTTTGGCGGTGGCTACTGGCTGGCCGACCAGGCCATGCGCCCGGTCCAGGCCATCACGCACACCGCGCGCGACATCAGCGACCACGATCTGAGCCGACGGCTGCACCTCAATCGCGTAGACGAGCTGGGGGAACTGGCGGACACGTTTGATGCCATGCTGGACCGCTTGCAGGCCGCCTTTGAGCGGCAGCGCCAGTTTACGGCTGACGCCAGCCACGAACTGCGCACGCCTTTGACCATTATCGAACTGGAATCCAACCGCATTTTGGAGCGCCGCCGTCCCGTGGAAGAATACGAGGCGGCGCTGCGTATTATCCAGTCGGAAAATGAGTGGATGAGTCGCCTGGTAGACCAACTCCTGACGCTGGCGCGCATGGATGCGGGGCTGACGCATCTGCCACGGGAGCCGCTGGACCTGAGCGAATTGGCGGTGGATGCGATTGACCGCCTCGCGCCGTTGGCGCGGCAGAAGCGGGTTGCCTTGCAAACGGGCGAGTTGACGGAGGCCATTACGGAGGCGGATCGCGGCTATCTGACGCAAATGCTCAACAATTTGCTGGAAAACGGCATGAAGTACGCCCGCGCAGAAGGGGCGCGGGTGGTAGTGGAGACGGGGCGGGCGTCTGCGAATGGGCGGGCGCAATGCTGGCTGCGTGTGGCGGATAATGGACCGGGCATTTTGCCGGCGCATTTGCCACACCTGTTTGATCGCTTCTATCGCGTGGACGATGCGCGCACGCGGGATGAAGAAACGTCGCCGGAGACGGCGGGTAGCGGTCTGGGGCTGTCCATTGCCCATTCCATCGTTACTGCGTATGGGGGGCGAATCGAAGTCGCCAGCCGGCCGGATGAGGGAACGGTTTTTACTGTTTGGATGCCGGCATCTTCTTGAGGAACGGAATTAGATAAGACAACGAAGTTGTTTCCTTACCGTTCCTTCAAACTGACGATGCCATTCCGACCTTCATTTCATCGTCAGTCCTAAGGACGGAATAGGGCAAAGCAAACCATCAATCTCCCGGTTTTTGATAACCTGCCATGCGGGATCTAACGGATTCCAAACAGCCTCTTCACAATTTCTAAAAAAGTTCGGTGTATTCTTAGGCCAAGTTTGAACAACGGCGCACAACAAAGCGCCCGCTCGCCAGGAATGACTGCTGAGCGTGAAGAGTCTGTATCATCAACATCGGAGGTTATCATGTTGAACTTAAAAGTAGCTGGCTTAATGTTGACAGGCGTGATGGCGCTCGGTGGGATTGGTTATGGCGTATCCCAAACGCCCGCCGTCGCCGCCGCGATTGAGACCCCCGCCGGCACGATTACGCAAACCCTCGTTCACTTCGGGGGCTTGAATTTCGGTTCCGAACGGCCTGGTTTTCTCGATCAAGAAACGATGGATAAGGCAATTGCGGACGCGCTGGGCATGACCGTGGAAGAACTGCAAGCCGCCCGTGACGAAGGCCAAACGCTGACGCAAATCGCCGCCGCGCAGGGCGTGGACATGGCGGACGTAGAAGCGGCCATTCAGGCGGCGAAGGAAGCAGCCGTGGCCGAGGCGGTTGCCAATGGCGACATCACGCAGGAGCAGGCGGACCGCATCCTCTCCGCGCCAGAGCGCTTCGGTGGCCCTGGTTTTGATGCCCCATTTGGTTTTGGTGGCCCTCGCGGTGGGCATGGTCAATTCCTGACGCCGGAGCAGACGGAAGTGGCTGTGGCGGATGCGCTGGGCATGACGGTGGAAGAACTGCAAGCGGCGCGTGATGAAGGTCAGACGCTTGCGGAAATCGCCGCCGCGCAGGACGTGGACATGGCGGACGTGCAGGCGGCGGTGCAGGCGGCGAAGGAAGCGGCTGTGGCCGAGGCGGTCGCCAATGGTGACATCACGCAGGAGCAGGCAGACCGCATCCTCAGCGAGGGCGTAGGCTGCAAGGGTGACATGGGTGATGGTTTGGGCGCGGTGCTGCCACAGATTTTCGACCGTGAAGCGGAGCAGGCGGCTATTGCGGATGCGCTGGGTTTGACGGTGGAGGCGTTGCAGGCGGCGAAGGATGCCGGCACAACCATCACGGACCTGGCAGCGGAGCAAAGCGTAGACTTGGCGGACATCCAGGCAGCGGTGGAAGCTGCGCGGACTGAAGCGGTGCAGGCGGCGGTAGATGCCGGCACAATCACCCAAGAACAGGCCGATGCCATCCTCAGTCACCCGGCCGGCCTCGGTGGTCCTGGCTTCGGCGGCGGACGTGGACACCATGGCGGGATGCGCGGGGGAATGCCCGGCTTCCGCTTCGGACCCGGCAGTCAGGACAACGGCACCGACACCGGCAACACCATTTTCACCTTCCCCACCCAGAACGGCTAAATCCCTTCCCTGGCGACTTCAAGCCCAAAAAGGGGTGTGGCAAAACGCCACACCCCTTTTTTTGCGCGCCGCGCCGCGTCAGGCGGCGTGGTGCGTTTTGTACCAGGACAATGTCTGCGCCAGGGCCGCATCGTGCGGTGTGGCGTGGTCCCCAAATGCGCGCGCAAACTTGCCGTGGTCCACCACAAATGGGTGTTCAAACTCATACATCATCTCGACTGATTCGCGCGCGGCCATGACGAACAATCCGCCGATACGCATCATCAGTTTGCTCATGCCGCTCATTTGCGGCGTGTGCCCCACCTGCTGGAAAGCCATGGTCAGCAGCGCCCGCGTGGTCAACGGGGGCGGATTGGGGACGTGCCACGCCTGACCCAGCGCTTCCTCGCGCTCCCCCAAAACAACCAGCGCCTTGCCGAAGTCGTCAATGTAGGTGTAGGTGTGGAGCAGGTCCAGATTGCCCACGGCGCTGGCCTTTTTGCCCTGCAATATGGGTACGAAGACGCGATCCCCCAGGGCGGAATTAAGCACGCCGGGACCATAGAAATCGGAGCCGCGGGCGCTGGCGGCGCGAACGTGGCCGCGTTGGTGCGCTTCCAGGAGCTGCTCCGCCATGCGCGCGCGCACCTGGCCTTTGCGTGTGTGGGCGCGGAAGGGCAGGTCTTCGGTGATGGGGCCGTCCACCAGGCCGTACATGTACAGGTTTTCGGCGACGATGAGACGGGCATCGTTGGCGGCGGCTGCTTCCAGGATGCTGGTTTGTAGCGGCGGGAACTTTTCCGGCCACTGGTGGTAGGCGGGTTGGGCGCACTGGTAAACGACGGCGGCGCCTTGGGTGACGGCCCGTGCCTGTTCCTGGTTGTAGGCATCGGCGGCGGTGAGTTCGATTTGTGCCGGCATTTCCGCCCCCCTCCTTCCGCTCCGATTCACCATCCGCACCCGCTTGCCCCGCCGATGCAGCTCCCGCATCACCGCCAACCCCAGCGGTCCCGTGCCAAAAATAACGTGTAACGCCTCATTGTTGCTCATTCTTTACACTCGCAGTCTGGTGGCGCGACGTACATCGCGCCTGATTTATTAACAACACGCAGGCATGAAGCTATACCCTGACACGGTGTCAGAGTCAAGAGGAAAAATGTAATTTGGGCGAATAGGGGCAACTTTGCCCGCCCCCCGTCCCGGAAGCTATTTTCATGCGAAGGAGTGACGATGAAAAAAAGTAGTAACTATTCACGTCTCCGAGAGATTGGACCAATTTTCTCTGGTGACAATGGTCATTGAGCGCGTGACATCGGTCCAATCTCCCGAGAGCGTTGGTAGTTGCGTTTTTAGACGGTCATGAAGGGCACATCCGTCAATTTCAACCTTCTTGACGGATGCGCCCTTGTTCGCCGCAAAAGCCGGGAACCGTGCCGGGCGATTCTAGCGCGGCGTGACCACGAACAGCGAACCCGCGCCGCGACCGGATACTTCCGGGAAGTAGAACTCCTGCGCCGTCGGCGGGATCACGCGGTATTCTCCCGGCGTCGCCGCCCGCACCAGGTACACGTACTCATACGTGCCCCGTGGCAGGTAGCTGGCCGACAACACCACCTTCTCGTCTCGCAACTCGACATGGTCGAAGTACCACCAGCCCCAACCGGACGATTGCAGCGTGCGCCAATCGAAGGCGGTCGCATCGTACAATTCCGGCTGATCGACTTGCTGGCTGGTCTTCAACGATGTGTCTATCGCTTCCACGCCTGCCGGCAGCGGATCCTCAATCAACACATAGTGCAAATCATTGGGGGCCACAATCGTCAGCCGCACCAGGAACGTCTCGCCCTGCGCCATCTGCGTCACCGGCGTTTCCCGATCGGCGGGATCGAAGTATTCGCGGGAGACGATGATGCCCTGGTCCAGCGGCAAAACCTGCTCCACCGGCAGCGATAGTTTCATGTGCGCCGTGTAGTACAGATTCCCCGCTCCCTCGTCGCGGGCAATTGCCAGCCGGTTCAACTCATCCTGGAACAACTGCGACACATCCACTTGCAGCTTCAGCGTCTCCCGCAGCGTCGCCGCCGTCGCCGCGCCGCTGCCCAGTAACTTCCCATTCAAAGCCACCTCGTAGCGGAAATCCGCTTGCAGTTCGCCGGAAGCGACCATCCAATCGGTGAGCGCCATCAGCGTCCACGCCGTTTCCTGCGTGCTGCTCCAGCGACCATCCACGCGATGCGCCATTAACCAGCGCACGGCGTTCGCCGTCAACGGGTTGGTGGGGTCCAATTTCGCCATGGTGTCCAGCACAATCGCCGTCGTGCGTGTGTCCGAGTTCCAATTCCAGTAATCCCGCTCCTCTTCCTGCCAGTTCGCGCCCGTGGCGGAGAGGATCGCCGCGCTGATAAAGTCCGAGCGCAGCGTCTCCAGGCGGGGGTCGCCCGCGTCGCGTAGAGCAATCGCCTGCGCCAGATAAGCGCGTGCATACAGGTCCAGCGTCTCCCGCCGCTCATAAAGCTGGTCAATCTCGCCACGAAATTCGTCCGCGCGCGCCAGCACGTATACCAGGAATGCCTGGCGATTGTATTTGAAGCGCCCGCTGAGGATGTCCACACTCACCATGTGGTTCTTCAAGTAGCTGACGCCGCGATTCAGTACGGCGGGGGTGACCGTGTAGCCGCTGGTTTGGGCTTCAATCAGGGCCAGGACCACGTAGGCGGAAACGAGCGTGTTGCTATTGGAGCCATCCCACCAGGGCCAGCCGCCATCAGACAACTGCCGCGCATACAATCGCTGCAAGCCGATGCTTACTTGCGCGTCCAGGTTGGCCTGCAAGTTGGGGTCGCTGATGTTGGCCGCCTGCAAGGCGCGATTCGTGAGGACATTGGGCAGGAAGCGGGAGACGACCTGCTCCGTGCATTCATACGGATAATGCTCCAGGTAGGTGAGTCCGTCCGTCATGGCGGCGGCCAGGGAGGGCGCGACCTCTACCGTTACCTGCCCTTCCGTCACGGTGAAGTCGGGGAAGATGGGCAGCGCCAGCGATTCTACGGCCACGCCGCTTTCCAGCAATTGGCCCGACGTGCCCACCGTTTCCGCCACTTCGTACTTGTAGACGGGAATACCCTGCCCGTCCAGCGTGCCCAGCGTGGGGCGGGTAGCGTCGGCCAGGTCGCCGGCGCGGGCGGTGAAGACCAGGTCTACGCGCGCCACGTCGTTGACGACCACGTTCCAGGTGACGTAGCTTTGCTGGTGGGCGGGAATCGTCACGTTTTGCGTGGCGCTGCTGTTTAGCGTCACGCCCTCGGCGTCCAGGGTGACGGCGGCATCGAGAGCGGCGTCGGTGTTGTTGTGGACCACGGCCCCCAGTTGGGCGCTATCGCCGCGGATGAAGAAGCGGGGCGTCGTCGGGTCCACCAGCAGCGGGCGCGTGGTGACGATGTCCGCGGTCGTCTCGCCCACGAGGGTCTCTTTGGTGATGGCGCGGGCGTCCATGCGCCAGGTGGTGAGGTTGTCGGGCAGGGTGATGGAGACGGTGGCTTCACCGTCTGGTCCGGTCTGCAACTGTCCTTGCCAGTAGGCGGTGTCGGGGAAGTTCTGGCGAATGGTGAGGACGCCAAAGCCGTCGCCGCCGCCACCGCCGCCCTTGATCTGGCTTTCTAGCTCCTGATTGAAGGCATCTACGATGCGCGTGAGCAGGAGGGCCGTGTTCACGCTGAGCCAACGGGTGGAGTAGAAGTAGTCGAGGATGGGGGGATCGGTACGGTCCGCCAGGGAGAGGGCGGCCAGGTCGGCCAGCGCCAGCGATACTTCCGCGTCTACGGGTTGCCCCTGGTAGTCGGTGACGCGCACGGTGAAGTTAACGGTGTCGCCCGGCCCCAGCGTGTCCTGGTCGGGTGTGACTTCGACGTGCAAATCCTGTTCCTCGCGGTCTACGGTGAACTGGGTCATGCTCACTTTGAAGTCCGGGGCGGGGTTGGTGTCGTCCACGCCTTTGATGACGACGACGGTGACGAAGACGTTGGGGGCCATGTCGCCGGTGATGGGGAGGCGGTAGATGGTGCTGTTGCCGGTGAGGCGGAGGACTTCGTGCCGCTTGATGTGCCCGCGTTCGACGGTGACGAGGGCGCTGGCTTCGCCCTGGAAGGGGGAGGCGATGAGGATTTCGGCGGTGTCGCCGGGGAGGTAGCTGTTCGCGTCGGTGATCAGGTCGAAGCTGTGGTCGTTTACGCGCCGCCAGGAAACGTATTCGTCGCCGGCGACCCAGGCATAGGTGGAGGCGATGGCCGGGTTGCCCTGGCTGTCGCGGGCGGTGACGGTGGCGCGGTAGACGCCGCCTTTTTCGGGGATGAAGGTGGCCTGGGCGCGCCCGTCGGCGTCGGCGATGAGGTCGGGGAAACTGGCGGCGGGGATGTCTTCGACGCTGGTGCGCCAGATGGTGTCGCCTTGTTCGTTTTCTTCCTGGACGCTGTACCAGCGGCGTTCGACGATGTCGATGGCGAGGGTTTGGCCGGGGACGGCCACGCCGTCCCAATCGACGGCGATGGCTGCGAAGGTCATTTCTTTGCCTGCTTCGCCGACGGTGCTGGTGGCGCGGATGCCGGCATACACCAATCCCCCATGTACCACAACAGACGTACGCCCGCTGACGGCATTGCCGGCAATATCCTCCACCGTCGCCTCAATCGTAAACGAGCGGCTTCCCTGCTCATCCCCCAATGCCGCCGGGATTTGCGCCACGAAGCGACCCGTGCTATCCGTCTGCCCCGTACCGCTGGCGATCACCTCCTGTGGCCGGTAATAATAGTCGTAGAAATACCCCGTGTCCCGTTCATCATTCACAAAACTGAAGCGGCTCAGGTTCCCGCCGGGCTGGAAGACGTAATCCGACGACAGCACCGCCCAACTGACGTTCCCATCGACCACGCTGCCGCCGGAGAAGAACTGCGCGTCTACCGTGACGCCGATGTTCGACCCCGCCAGCACCTCCGGCGCGTCGCTGCTCACCAGCACCTGGAACGTTGGCTTACGGTACTCGGCCACATTGAAGTAACCGCCACCAATGTACCGGTCCCCCGCCGTGACATTGATGCCATAACCGCCCAGCACCGCCTCCTTGTCCAGCGTGAATCGGCCGGCAAAACTGCCAAAGGCGGACAACGGCATGTCCTCGTCAAAGACATTGCCATTATAGTTGCTGATGTTCACGTGGACCGTTTCATACGGCGGCAGGCTGTAGTCCAGATCGTCATTCAGGCGCACCACGCCCTTGAATGACACCACCTGGTCCGGGCGGTAGAGCGGGCGATCCGTATAGACATAGGCCGTTGGTTCGTTGGGACGCAGGTAATAATCCGTGTAGATGCCGAAATCATACGGGTTGACCCCTTCCCACCAGTTGCTGATCGCCACGCCAAATACATTCGCGGTGTCCGTGAAGGCATAATACCAGTCGCCGTAGTCGGTACTCAAGTCGAGATCGTCCCGATAAGCCAGCCCGGAGGCGTCTGTTTCGGCACGGAAGACCTGCTTGAAGTTGCGATCATAGAGAACGACGGGGACATTGGGCAGGGGTTGCCCGCTGTTCAGGTCCGTGACCCAGACCATCGCTTCCGTGGCCGTTGTTTTCAGCGTGAGGTTGGCCGTGCCCATAATGACGGTCTGTGTTTGTAGATGGGCCAGATCATGGCGCACCTGCGGCGAATCCAGGGTGAGGAAATAAAGACCCGGTGGCAGCGGCGCGCCATCAGCGGTCGTCATGTCAAAACGTTGATAGCCCCGTTCGTTCAGATCGGCGGAGATGGACTGCGACCGTTGCCAGACGATGGCGTCCGCCGTCGGCGTGAAGTTAAGGCTGATGATGCTGCCGCTGGTCAGGTTGCCAAACTGGGAGGGCGTGATGCGATAGAGGGCGACGTCCACCTGGCTGACGTTGCGGAAAGTGACCCAGGCGGCGGTGGAGCCACCTGGACGATAGAGGGCCAGATTATCTGGGAAACCAAAGTTGGCCGAAGGGTCGTAGGCCGCCGTGGTAAAGGTGAAGGTTTGCTCCGTGGTGATTTCATTGCCATAGGGGTCGCGCATTCCGGGCAGCACGCGCATGGTGTAGGTGGTGGAGGGGGCCAGACCATAGAACCGCAAACTGTTATCCCAGCGGTCGTACTGCCCGTTGGGATCTCCGGCAATTTCCGGGGTGAAGATGACCTTGCCCGCCAGGCTCTTGCGCTCCATGGGGGCGGCAAAGGTGAGCGCGGCGATACTGGAGAATTGCCGCTGCGTTTGTCCATCGCGCGGGTCCGTGGAGTGAATGGCTGGGGCGGGGACCGTGGTGGCGCGCCAGGTAAATCCCGCGCGCAGTCGCCCGCCATAGGAGGAGAGGGCAGTATCGCTGAGGGTGAGGGTGTAGCGGGTATCCAGCGCCAGTAGTTGGGTGGGAGTGAAGGTGACGGTGGTGAAGGCATCGTCCCAATCGAAGACGAAGGGCGTAGATGTGCCCGCGCTGTCCGCGAGATTGATGGCGGCTTCGGTGCTGGCGGGATCCATGGGTTGGGTGAAGACGATCTGGAAGTCTTGATCCAGGGGGAGGTCAACGTAGTCGTTATTGGGGCCGGTGGTCAGATGGGGGAGGGCGAAGTAGTCGTAGGTGGGGGCGGTGACGGTGAAGGTGAAGTCGTAGTCGGCGGGAAGTTGTGCGCCGGTGGCGCTGATGGCGTTGATCACATCCGCCTCCACCACCACTTCATACTGTTCACGACCAATCAACGGTCCATCAGGGCGGAAGACAAAAACGGACGTGTTCACCCACTGCCCGCTGCCTGCCATCTCCGGTGTGATGCGCAGGGGGTTGGGCAGATTGGGTTGCTCTTCCGCGATGCGCAGCGGCACAACCGGGCGATTG
Coding sequences within:
- a CDS encoding HAMP domain-containing protein, with the protein product MTHMPVSHTLTTRLRRLLRSFRFRLTLWFVAVLALLLAGFSLFIYWRQAQVLRAETTNRLVAQSSQIAAYYSAIYRRDFEEEHNEGVRFRLSQSDLPLLQRQDVLALIDAAGNLIQRSENFQVSDIGQIYNTWKEAGLPAEPVPYTFPGDEHHETGETPDSYLLVNTSINFGRQGQGLLILGGPIDPGGQLPRLALTLALVFVVTLLVSFGGGYWLADQAMRPVQAITHTARDISDHDLSRRLHLNRVDELGELADTFDAMLDRLQAAFERQRQFTADASHELRTPLTIIELESNRILERRRPVEEYEAALRIIQSENEWMSRLVDQLLTLARMDAGLTHLPREPLDLSELAVDAIDRLAPLARQKRVALQTGELTEAITEADRGYLTQMLNNLLENGMKYARAEGARVVVETGRASANGRAQCWLRVADNGPGILPAHLPHLFDRFYRVDDARTRDEETSPETAGSGLGLSIAHSIVTAYGGRIEVASRPDEGTVFTVWMPASS
- a CDS encoding NAD-dependent epimerase/dehydratase family protein, encoding MSNNEALHVIFGTGPLGLAVMRELHRRGKRVRMVNRSGRRGAEMPAQIELTAADAYNQEQARAVTQGAAVVYQCAQPAYHQWPEKFPPLQTSILEAAAANDARLIVAENLYMYGLVDGPITEDLPFRAHTRKGQVRARMAEQLLEAHQRGHVRAASARGSDFYGPGVLNSALGDRVFVPILQGKKASAVGNLDLLHTYTYIDDFGKALVVLGEREEALGQAWHVPNPPPLTTRALLTMAFQQVGHTPQMSGMSKLMMRIGGLFVMAARESVEMMYEFEHPFVVDHGKFARAFGDHATPHDAALAQTLSWYKTHHAA
- a CDS encoding Ig-like domain-containing protein — protein: MSRDRSFVMFLLIGALILVVGCRKREEPLPTPTPTITVTVMPATPTTPPVSPTPGLIPPGESAIAPTVIGQNPPPGAEASLDGFFELYFDQPMDQSATIAALSVVDDTGTLVDGEVSWPGARVLRFQPVQRLKPNVRYRIILSDRAKSTAGDTLLEGLTLDFDTIGDLAVSQVSPAPDAQDVAIDSVITVLFNRPVVPLRIAEEQPNLPNPLRITPEMAGSGQWVNTSVFVFRPDGPLIGREQYEVVVEADVINAISATGAQLPADYDFTFTVTAPTYDYFALPHLTTGPNNDYVDLPLDQDFQIVFTQPMDPASTEAAINLADSAGTSTPFVFDWDDAFTTVTFTPTQLLALDTRYTLTLSDTALSSYGGRLRAGFTWRATTVPAPAIHSTDPRDGQTQRQFSSIAALTFAAPMERKSLAGKVIFTPEIAGDPNGQYDRWDNSLRFYGLAPSTTYTMRVLPGMRDPYGNEITTEQTFTFTTAAYDPSANFGFPDNLALYRPGGSTAAWVTFRNVSQVDVALYRITPSQFGNLTSGSIISLNFTPTADAIVWQRSQSISADLNERGYQRFDMTTADGAPLPPGLYFLTLDSPQVRHDLAHLQTQTVIMGTANLTLKTTATEAMVWVTDLNSGQPLPNVPVVLYDRNFKQVFRAETDASGLAYRDDLDLSTDYGDWYYAFTDTANVFGVAISNWWEGVNPYDFGIYTDYYLRPNEPTAYVYTDRPLYRPDQVVSFKGVVRLNDDLDYSLPPYETVHVNISNYNGNVFDEDMPLSAFGSFAGRFTLDKEAVLGGYGINVTAGDRYIGGGYFNVAEYRKPTFQVLVSSDAPEVLAGSNIGVTVDAQFFSGGSVVDGNVSWAVLSSDYVFQPGGNLSRFSFVNDERDTGYFYDYYYRPQEVIASGTGQTDSTGRFVAQIPAALGDEQGSRSFTIEATVEDIAGNAVSGRTSVVVHGGLVYAGIRATSTVGEAGKEMTFAAIAVDWDGVAVPGQTLAIDIVERRWYSVQEENEQGDTIWRTSVEDIPAASFPDLIADADGRAQATFIPEKGGVYRATVTARDSQGNPAIASTYAWVAGDEYVSWRRVNDHSFDLITDANSYLPGDTAEILIASPFQGEASALVTVERGHIKRHEVLRLTGNSTIYRLPITGDMAPNVFVTVVVIKGVDDTNPAPDFKVSMTQFTVDREEQDLHVEVTPDQDTLGPGDTVNFTVRVTDYQGQPVDAEVSLALADLAALSLADRTDPPILDYFYSTRWLSVNTALLLTRIVDAFNQELESQIKGGGGGGDGFGVLTIRQNFPDTAYWQGQLQTGPDGEATVSITLPDNLTTWRMDARAITKETLVGETTADIVTTRPLLVDPTTPRFFIRGDSAQLGAVVHNNTDAALDAAVTLDAEGVTLNSSATQNVTIPAHQQSYVTWNVVVNDVARVDLVFTARAGDLADATRPTLGTLDGQGIPVYKYEVAETVGTSGQLLESGVAVESLALPIFPDFTVTEGQVTVEVAPSLAAAMTDGLTYLEHYPYECTEQVVSRFLPNVLTNRALQAANISDPNLQANLDAQVSIGLQRLYARQLSDGGWPWWDGSNSNTLVSAYVVLALIEAQTSGYTVTPAVLNRGVSYLKNHMVSVDILSGRFKYNRQAFLVYVLARADEFRGEIDQLYERRETLDLYARAYLAQAIALRDAGDPRLETLRSDFISAAILSATGANWQEEERDYWNWNSDTRTTAIVLDTMAKLDPTNPLTANAVRWLMAHRVDGRWSSTQETAWTLMALTDWMVASGELQADFRYEVALNGKLLGSGAATAATLRETLKLQVDVSQLFQDELNRLAIARDEGAGNLYYTAHMKLSLPVEQVLPLDQGIIVSREYFDPADRETPVTQMAQGETFLVRLTIVAPNDLHYVLIEDPLPAGVEAIDTSLKTSQQVDQPELYDATAFDWRTLQSSGWGWWYFDHVELRDEKVVLSASYLPRGTYEYVYLVRAATPGEYRVIPPTAQEFYFPEVSGRGAGSLFVVTPR